One part of the Arcanobacterium phocisimile genome encodes these proteins:
- the rplK gene encoding 50S ribosomal protein L11, producing the protein MPPKKKVAGLIKLQIQAGMATPAPPVGPALGQHGVNIVEFTKAYNAATESMRGNIIPVEITVYEDRSFTFITKTPPAAELIKKAAGIKKGSGVPQANKVGHLTADQLREIAKTKEPDLNANDIDNAARIIAGTARSMGVTTDEI; encoded by the coding sequence ATGCCACCGAAGAAGAAGGTTGCCGGTCTGATCAAGCTCCAGATTCAAGCTGGAATGGCCACACCGGCTCCGCCAGTAGGCCCAGCACTGGGTCAGCACGGCGTTAACATTGTGGAATTCACCAAGGCATACAATGCTGCGACTGAATCCATGCGTGGAAACATCATTCCAGTTGAAATTACGGTTTACGAAGATCGTTCGTTCACCTTTATCACCAAGACCCCACCAGCTGCTGAGCTTATTAAGAAGGCTGCTGGCATTAAGAAGGGTTCTGGCGTTCCACAGGCCAACAAGGTTGGCCACCTCACTGCAGATCAGCTCCGGGAGATCGCAAAGACGAAGGAACCAGACCTCAACGCCAACGATATCGACAACGCTGCACGCATTATTGCTGGCACCGCTCGTTCGATGGGCGTTACTACCGACGAGATCTGA
- the nusG gene encoding transcription termination/antitermination protein NusG codes for MSEEKLDNTQANPVFSDAAPEQASGFAMPVEEEKTEVVNAEQIVEDVAEETEPVQEPAPVPETPSEVDEERTLTEEKVREQLKGLPGRWYVLHTYAGYEKRVKHDLETRMRSLDMEDYIFQIEVPMEEVFEVKKGQRKLVSRVRIPGYALIRMKMTDESWRVVQDTNGVTGFVGNGRNPVALMPDEVVQMLTPVIEKEAAVAAQTAGAQVGSVGLTLEVEYSVGETVTLTTEPWVGMPATISQVDAVNQRLTVLMTLVGQETPVDLSFGQVKKMD; via the coding sequence ATGTCTGAGGAAAAGCTCGACAACACACAAGCTAACCCAGTATTCTCCGATGCTGCTCCAGAGCAGGCGTCGGGTTTTGCTATGCCTGTAGAAGAAGAAAAGACTGAAGTTGTTAATGCTGAGCAGATAGTCGAGGATGTCGCAGAGGAAACTGAACCAGTACAAGAGCCGGCACCAGTTCCCGAAACTCCTTCAGAAGTTGATGAAGAACGTACACTGACTGAAGAGAAAGTTCGTGAGCAGTTGAAGGGCTTGCCAGGTCGCTGGTACGTCCTGCATACCTATGCTGGCTACGAAAAGCGCGTCAAGCACGATCTTGAAACCCGTATGCGCTCCTTGGACATGGAAGATTACATTTTCCAGATTGAAGTTCCAATGGAAGAGGTCTTCGAAGTTAAGAAGGGGCAGCGCAAGCTCGTCTCTCGTGTGCGTATCCCAGGATATGCGCTTATTCGCATGAAGATGACTGATGAATCATGGCGAGTAGTGCAGGACACGAATGGAGTTACTGGTTTCGTTGGAAACGGACGTAACCCAGTTGCATTGATGCCCGATGAAGTTGTGCAAATGCTCACTCCAGTTATTGAAAAGGAAGCCGCTGTAGCCGCCCAAACCGCAGGCGCACAGGTAGGTTCAGTTGGTTTGACGCTCGAGGTTGAGTACTCTGTTGGAGAGACAGTGACGCTCACCACCGAGCCATGGGTTGGAATGCCAGCTACAATTTCTCAGGTTGATGCTGTTAATCAGCGATTGACTGTTCTCATGACACTTGTCGGCCAGGAAACCCCGGTCGATTTGTCCTTCGGACAAGTTAAGAAGATGGACTGA
- the secE gene encoding preprotein translocase subunit SecE produces the protein MSQASASSHGNKPAKTESQGFFARIIQFFHEVFVELKKVQRPTRSELWKLFLTVVFFVTVVMIFVGIIDLVFAQLVLVIFG, from the coding sequence ATGAGCCAGGCTTCCGCGTCTAGTCACGGCAACAAGCCAGCGAAAACTGAATCGCAAGGCTTCTTTGCTCGCATTATTCAGTTTTTCCACGAAGTTTTCGTTGAGCTAAAGAAAGTTCAGCGCCCAACTCGCTCTGAACTGTGGAAGCTATTCCTTACGGTGGTTTTCTTTGTCACCGTAGTGATGATTTTTGTGGGTATTATCGATCTGGTATTTGCCCAGCTCGTCCTTGTTATCTTCGGCTAG
- a CDS encoding pyridoxal phosphate-dependent aminotransferase, which produces MTQTSPRSRVSQRLGALQPSATLAVDAKAKALKAAGKPVIGFGAGEPNFPTPQHVVDAAVAAAQDPKNHKYTQASGLPELREAIAVRAREDAGITIDPANIIVTNGGKQAVFQAFASLVSDGDEVILPAPYWTTYPEAIRLCGGTVVEVFAGPDQDYKVTTAQLDAALTDKTKVLLMCSPSNPTGSVYTPAELREIGQWALDNGIWIITDEIYEKLVYEGEMSYLLKVVPELADQTIVVNGVAKSYAMTGWRVGWMYGPSDVIKKAANFQSHVTSNVSNVSQRAAIAALTGDQSILAPMKEAFDRRRQTLVAMLREIDGFVVPQPTGAFYVFPNIEALLGKEIRGKVAQTSAELAELILEEAEVAVVPGEAFGAPGYLRFSYALADDDLVAGARRLQELFA; this is translated from the coding sequence ATGACACAAACTTCACCTCGCTCCCGCGTTTCTCAGCGCCTTGGGGCATTACAACCATCAGCCACCCTCGCCGTCGACGCCAAGGCCAAAGCCCTCAAAGCCGCCGGCAAACCAGTCATCGGATTCGGTGCCGGCGAACCGAACTTCCCTACCCCGCAACACGTCGTCGACGCCGCTGTCGCCGCCGCTCAAGATCCGAAGAACCACAAGTACACCCAAGCCTCCGGTTTGCCCGAACTACGAGAAGCAATCGCAGTGCGCGCCCGCGAAGATGCCGGAATTACCATTGATCCAGCCAACATCATCGTCACCAACGGGGGCAAGCAGGCAGTCTTCCAAGCTTTCGCATCCCTGGTTTCCGACGGCGACGAGGTCATTTTGCCGGCTCCATACTGGACCACCTACCCCGAAGCTATCCGACTGTGTGGCGGCACCGTCGTCGAAGTATTTGCCGGTCCAGACCAAGACTACAAAGTCACCACTGCACAACTCGATGCCGCACTAACGGACAAAACAAAAGTCCTTCTCATGTGCTCCCCATCCAACCCCACCGGTTCAGTCTACACTCCAGCCGAACTTCGCGAAATCGGCCAATGGGCGCTCGATAACGGAATCTGGATCATCACCGATGAGATCTACGAAAAGCTCGTCTATGAAGGTGAGATGTCCTACCTACTAAAGGTCGTGCCAGAGCTCGCCGACCAGACCATCGTCGTCAACGGCGTTGCCAAGTCCTATGCCATGACTGGATGGCGCGTGGGTTGGATGTATGGCCCCTCCGACGTCATCAAGAAAGCAGCCAACTTCCAATCCCATGTTACGTCCAACGTCTCAAACGTCTCCCAGCGTGCCGCCATCGCCGCACTCACCGGCGATCAAAGCATACTCGCTCCAATGAAAGAAGCTTTTGATCGACGTCGGCAGACGCTGGTTGCCATGCTTCGCGAGATTGATGGCTTTGTTGTCCCCCAGCCTACCGGTGCATTCTACGTCTTCCCCAACATCGAAGCGCTACTCGGTAAAGAAATCCGCGGCAAAGTCGCACAGACTTCGGCTGAACTTGCCGAACTTATTTTAGAAGAAGCCGAAGTAGCCGTCGTTCCCGGCGAAGCCTTCGGAGCGCCCGGTTACCTACGCTTCTCCTATGCGCTTGCCGACGACGACCTCGTTGCCGGTGCCCGTAGACTGCAAGAACTATTTGCGTAA
- a CDS encoding phosphotransferase family protein, producing MRLAMKLPAGTKFSINGYVFSQLSSSAPSRSVSERERTVLGLLAGGDAAQMLSVALAHRGIVRSWNVHTVHHRPGAGISVGYSVVLDHETGNGARTRYHTYVVATSARINEERLLACEGRTVSWRDVRIHVWEHPHDPQLPALEKACDQGLFEQWLGEETDIELLTYRPTRRAVVKILPLDSEATFFGKVMEPGQVPGVVSRLRMLERSGVPAPRVSRVDDAGLVVTTAVSGMPLNKVYASVHPNNIERMRGVLDSLADTLDSLPMVAIGLPARPAWADRCEHYAHAAGVALPEQAARSRAVAQRIRQRLANADMGPLVPTHGDFYEANIFIDQASGRVSGVLDVDNLGPGYRVHDWACLLGHMSVLPGLAPKTYPHVDQLLTDWTARVARWVDPQALGACAAGVVLSLVAGARRSKKKNWQVEALSRLEVAEKWLG from the coding sequence GTGCGCTTAGCTATGAAGTTGCCGGCTGGCACAAAGTTCTCTATAAATGGTTACGTGTTCAGCCAGCTCAGTTCTTCCGCGCCATCAAGGAGTGTATCCGAGCGTGAGCGTACCGTGCTTGGGCTACTCGCCGGAGGTGACGCAGCTCAGATGCTCTCGGTTGCCTTAGCTCACCGTGGCATTGTGCGTTCGTGGAATGTGCATACCGTCCATCACCGCCCGGGAGCGGGGATTTCGGTTGGGTACAGTGTAGTACTCGATCACGAGACCGGAAATGGGGCGCGGACTCGCTACCACACCTATGTAGTTGCCACATCAGCGCGAATCAATGAAGAACGCCTGTTGGCGTGCGAGGGGAGGACTGTATCGTGGCGCGATGTGCGGATACATGTGTGGGAGCACCCGCACGATCCGCAACTTCCGGCGCTAGAAAAAGCCTGCGACCAGGGGCTCTTCGAGCAGTGGCTGGGAGAAGAAACCGATATTGAACTTTTAACATATCGACCTACTCGCCGAGCAGTAGTAAAAATCCTGCCCCTCGATAGTGAGGCAACTTTTTTCGGCAAAGTTATGGAACCCGGACAGGTACCTGGGGTAGTTTCGCGATTGCGCATGTTAGAACGCAGTGGTGTACCAGCTCCGCGCGTGAGTCGAGTCGACGACGCCGGGCTAGTTGTGACGACTGCGGTGTCGGGTATGCCGTTGAATAAGGTCTATGCCAGCGTGCATCCAAACAATATCGAGCGAATGCGGGGAGTTCTCGATTCGCTGGCCGATACCTTAGATAGTCTTCCAATGGTGGCGATCGGTTTGCCTGCGCGCCCGGCGTGGGCAGACCGTTGCGAGCATTATGCCCACGCAGCAGGAGTTGCGCTTCCGGAACAGGCGGCGCGCTCGCGGGCAGTGGCCCAGCGGATTCGTCAGCGCTTGGCCAATGCCGATATGGGGCCTCTTGTGCCAACGCATGGTGATTTTTACGAGGCAAATATTTTTATCGACCAGGCCTCAGGCCGGGTTTCTGGAGTGCTCGATGTTGACAATTTAGGGCCGGGCTACCGAGTACATGACTGGGCGTGTTTGCTTGGGCATATGTCAGTACTGCCTGGGTTGGCGCCGAAAACCTATCCACATGTTGACCAATTGTTAACCGATTGGACCGCGCGAGTAGCACGTTGGGTTGATCCGCAAGCTTTAGGGGCATGCGCAGCAGGAGTTGTGTTGTCGTTAGTTGCCGGCGCACGGCGGTCAAAAAAGAAGAATTGGCAGGTTGAGGCGCTTTCTCGGCTGGAAGTTGCTGAAAAATGGTTAGGGTAA
- a CDS encoding adenosine deaminase, with protein MRDLNALPKAHLHLHFTGSMRVSTLSEMAQEQGLRLPENLTDNVSLHVPADQRGWFRFQRAYDAARKVVRGEEAMRRIVRDAAEDDKREGSRRLEIQIDPTSYAPFVGGITPALEIVLDEAASASREIGIEVGVIVAASRIRHPLEARTLARLAAKHAGDEPGSVVGFGLSNDERRGTTSEWSAAFNIARRAGIAAVPHGGELLGPDHLREVVAHLRPVRLGHGVRAAEDPDLLARIVDAGIAFEVCPASNVSLGVYGQKDDVPLRTLLDAGAQVALGADDPLLFLSRLTEQYEIARELGFDDYEIAMLAHSSISASLASTQSKSKWHDEIDAWLATPDTDDHAA; from the coding sequence ATGCGAGACCTCAACGCCTTACCTAAAGCTCATCTTCATCTTCACTTCACCGGCTCAATGCGTGTATCGACGCTGTCTGAGATGGCTCAAGAACAAGGTCTTCGTCTTCCCGAAAATCTCACAGATAACGTTTCGTTGCATGTACCTGCCGATCAACGCGGCTGGTTTCGATTTCAACGTGCCTATGATGCGGCACGTAAAGTTGTGCGCGGTGAAGAAGCAATGCGTCGCATTGTTCGCGATGCGGCCGAAGATGATAAACGTGAAGGTTCGCGGCGGCTCGAAATCCAGATCGATCCGACGTCATATGCGCCGTTCGTGGGAGGTATTACTCCCGCATTAGAGATCGTTCTTGATGAGGCTGCTAGCGCTTCGCGTGAGATAGGGATTGAGGTTGGCGTGATTGTGGCAGCTTCACGCATTCGTCATCCGCTTGAGGCTCGTACGTTAGCTCGGCTGGCGGCAAAGCATGCCGGTGATGAACCAGGTAGCGTAGTCGGATTTGGGTTGAGTAACGACGAACGACGCGGTACGACCTCCGAATGGTCTGCGGCATTTAATATTGCGCGACGTGCCGGTATCGCAGCTGTTCCCCACGGCGGCGAATTGCTCGGTCCGGATCATTTGCGTGAGGTTGTGGCGCATTTGCGTCCAGTGCGCTTGGGGCATGGCGTACGCGCTGCGGAAGATCCTGATTTGTTAGCCCGAATTGTCGATGCCGGCATTGCCTTCGAGGTATGCCCAGCGTCAAATGTTTCGTTGGGCGTTTATGGGCAAAAAGACGACGTTCCGTTACGCACTCTGCTCGACGCCGGTGCTCAAGTTGCGCTAGGCGCTGACGACCCGCTGTTGTTCTTGTCTCGGTTGACTGAACAGTATGAGATTGCGCGCGAGCTCGGTTTCGACGATTACGAGATCGCGATGCTTGCGCATTCTTCGATTAGTGCCTCGCTTGCTAGTACACAGTCGAAGAGTAAGTGGCACGACGAGATCGATGCTTGGTTAGCGACACCAGATACGGACGATCATGCGGCTTAA
- a CDS encoding alpha/beta fold hydrolase, whose product MRLKPDRFNYLINDDPYVEPQRSLVKIGSAFARVYRLSRHDQHVAGPSAQRLDRYTRDHSPLTFLLVHGIGLSATYMLPLAERLSRYGQVFLVDLPGFGDLPAPEKALTIGDFAEILSEVLDINGIDHPILVGHSMGAQIVVEMLASHPQNFQRAALIGPPVFNQERSPGWVIARYSQSSIWERPSLIHIALWSYVRAATVWMARIMPRVLSYPIEERISQAHPDAHIVFIRGEHDYLAPVQWLEFLAHKVGRSKIVTIPGAAHSTLYNDDREVSRHIISLIPGTES is encoded by the coding sequence ATGCGGCTTAAACCTGATCGTTTTAATTACCTCATTAACGATGATCCTTATGTTGAGCCCCAACGCTCACTCGTTAAAATTGGCTCGGCCTTCGCCCGCGTGTATCGCCTCTCCCGCCACGATCAGCATGTTGCTGGACCAAGTGCCCAACGTCTCGACCGATACACCCGAGATCACAGCCCGTTAACATTCTTACTGGTCCACGGTATCGGTCTATCGGCAACCTACATGTTGCCGCTGGCTGAACGCTTATCCCGCTACGGGCAGGTTTTCCTTGTTGACTTACCTGGCTTTGGCGATCTTCCGGCACCTGAAAAAGCTTTAACTATCGGAGATTTTGCCGAGATTTTATCTGAAGTTCTTGACATTAACGGTATCGATCATCCTATTCTCGTTGGTCACTCCATGGGAGCTCAGATCGTCGTCGAAATGTTAGCGTCGCACCCACAAAACTTCCAGCGTGCAGCGCTGATTGGGCCACCGGTTTTTAATCAGGAACGTAGCCCTGGCTGGGTGATTGCCAGATATTCGCAATCGTCGATCTGGGAACGGCCTTCACTCATCCATATCGCATTGTGGTCATATGTCCGAGCAGCTACTGTATGGATGGCGCGGATCATGCCACGGGTATTGTCCTACCCTATCGAAGAGCGCATCAGCCAGGCGCATCCGGATGCCCACATTGTTTTTATTCGGGGTGAACATGATTACTTGGCACCTGTCCAATGGCTCGAATTCTTGGCACATAAGGTTGGCCGTAGCAAAATTGTGACGATCCCTGGCGCAGCACACTCCACGCTATACAACGATGATCGTGAGGTTTCGCGCCATATCATCTCTCTCATTCCCGGGACTGAGTCATGA
- a CDS encoding esterase/lipase family protein — MKIGDRATDYFWFLRTLLNRQPALENSNEGAAIVVVPGIYEGPTQLDPLARSLHRAGYRIERIPELAFLTRPTSELADIVTNKVASIAGPVVLLAHSKGGLVGGAAMASQPSLPHLAGMIAIATPWQGSSLAQFFPPRTPVRRLAPRGLDLGSTQLLGTHAHRIYSLIPRWDPHVPNGSYLDGGHNIRLSTAGHFYPLGTAETQRYVHECVRRLLRKHAEDSTTAA, encoded by the coding sequence ATGAAAATAGGTGACCGGGCCACGGACTATTTCTGGTTCTTGCGCACTTTACTCAACCGTCAGCCAGCGTTGGAAAACTCAAATGAAGGAGCGGCGATCGTCGTCGTTCCTGGAATTTATGAGGGACCTACACAACTAGATCCGTTGGCCCGTTCCCTCCATCGAGCTGGTTATCGGATTGAACGTATTCCAGAGTTGGCATTTTTGACTCGTCCAACATCCGAACTGGCAGACATAGTGACCAATAAAGTTGCTTCGATTGCTGGTCCAGTTGTTTTACTGGCTCATTCCAAAGGCGGGCTTGTTGGGGGCGCAGCCATGGCTTCTCAGCCGTCGCTACCGCATTTGGCTGGCATGATTGCGATCGCAACTCCGTGGCAAGGTTCCTCTTTGGCCCAGTTTTTCCCGCCGCGCACACCGGTGCGCCGATTGGCCCCGCGTGGGTTAGATCTTGGGTCAACGCAGTTGCTGGGCACGCACGCTCACCGGATCTATTCACTGATCCCGCGTTGGGATCCGCATGTGCCTAATGGTTCATATCTCGACGGCGGCCACAATATTCGGTTGTCCACTGCCGGTCATTTCTACCCATTGGGTACCGCCGAAACACAGCGTTACGTCCACGAATGTGTTCGCCGGTTACTTCGCAAGCACGCCGAGGACTCAACTACCGCGGCCTGA
- a CDS encoding UDP-N-acetylmuramate dehydrogenase — protein sequence MSCSLGEGMIGHDAVAPAVPSSRAQQGATSLAELTTLGVGGAIGTLVQAQTEAEIVDVVRDADERKLPVLMVGGGSNILAGDEPFPGVVIRDMRNDIRTTLDDGCGGGQMSVTAGTGWDDVVVYAIENEWMGLEALSGIPGSAGAAPVQNIGAYGQEVAETIASLRVYDRQEKRITTLFLADLDFGYRHSVLKESMVNGPWGPSPRWIVLSVNFHMRRATLGAPVKYGQLAQTLGVELGQRAPATAVRQAVLELRRSKSMVLDDKNRNTYSAGSFFTNPILTPQQAAQLPPQAPQFPVTDHTTINQIGGAATPVPGLVKSSAAWLISHAGFDKGFKISDSASLSTDHSLALTNRGDASATDILNLARVVRDGVREAFGVELVPEPVFVGLSFD from the coding sequence ATGAGCTGTTCACTAGGTGAAGGCATGATCGGGCACGACGCTGTTGCGCCAGCAGTACCATCTTCCCGAGCCCAACAAGGTGCCACCAGCTTAGCTGAGCTCACCACACTAGGAGTTGGCGGCGCAATCGGAACCCTCGTCCAGGCGCAAACAGAAGCCGAGATCGTCGACGTGGTACGCGATGCCGATGAACGCAAGCTTCCAGTACTTATGGTGGGTGGTGGCTCAAATATTCTCGCTGGCGACGAACCCTTCCCCGGTGTCGTTATCCGCGATATGCGTAATGATATCCGCACCACATTGGACGATGGCTGCGGTGGGGGCCAAATGAGCGTTACGGCCGGCACTGGATGGGACGACGTCGTCGTTTACGCTATCGAAAACGAATGGATGGGGCTCGAAGCCCTCTCCGGTATTCCAGGCTCTGCGGGTGCAGCGCCGGTGCAAAACATCGGGGCCTATGGTCAAGAAGTTGCGGAAACAATCGCATCCTTGCGCGTCTACGATCGTCAAGAAAAGCGTATCACCACCCTTTTCCTGGCAGATCTTGATTTCGGCTACCGGCACTCAGTACTCAAAGAATCCATGGTCAACGGTCCGTGGGGGCCCAGCCCGCGGTGGATCGTACTCAGCGTGAACTTCCATATGCGCCGGGCAACGCTCGGAGCGCCAGTCAAATACGGGCAGCTTGCCCAAACCCTCGGCGTCGAACTCGGCCAACGTGCTCCGGCAACCGCGGTACGCCAAGCCGTTCTTGAGTTACGTCGATCTAAATCGATGGTGCTAGATGATAAAAACCGCAACACCTACTCGGCCGGTTCATTCTTCACCAACCCGATTCTTACCCCGCAGCAGGCAGCCCAGTTGCCCCCGCAAGCTCCGCAATTTCCGGTTACTGACCACACAACAATCAACCAGATCGGAGGAGCGGCCACTCCGGTTCCCGGACTCGTGAAATCTTCAGCAGCGTGGCTCATCTCGCATGCCGGGTTCGATAAAGGTTTTAAAATCTCCGACTCAGCCTCGCTATCCACCGATCACTCTCTGGCCTTAACCAACCGGGGTGACGCTAGTGCAACTGACATTCTCAACCTTGCGCGAGTGGTGCGTGACGGCGTCCGAGAAGCCTTCGGGGTAGAACTAGTGCCGGAACCTGTTTTCGTCGGTCTGAGTTTCGACTAA
- the rpmG gene encoding 50S ribosomal protein L33: protein MASKSADVRPKITLACEVCKERNYITKKNRRNTPDRLELKKYCPRCNQSQTHRETR, encoded by the coding sequence GTGGCTAGCAAGTCTGCAGACGTTCGCCCCAAGATCACCCTCGCTTGCGAGGTTTGCAAGGAGCGTAACTACATTACGAAGAAGAACCGTCGTAACACGCCGGATCGCCTGGAACTGAAGAAGTACTGCCCAAGGTGCAACCAGTCCCAGACTCACCGCGAGACTCGATAA
- a CDS encoding YajQ family cyclic di-GMP-binding protein produces MADSSFDVVSDYDYQEVDNAVNQTAKEIGQRYDFKNVGASIELSGESITMVANTPERVLAIWDVLQSKLIRRGLSLKQVDVGDGEPKASGKEYRLGGSLKKGIDQPNAKKITKLIRDEGPKSVKAQIQGDEVRVSSKSRDDLQATIALLKNASFDVALQFVNFR; encoded by the coding sequence ATGGCCGATTCATCATTCGACGTCGTCTCCGATTACGACTACCAAGAGGTTGATAACGCAGTAAATCAGACCGCAAAGGAGATCGGGCAGCGCTACGATTTTAAAAACGTTGGTGCCTCCATCGAGCTCAGCGGAGAATCAATCACCATGGTCGCTAACACCCCTGAGCGCGTGCTCGCCATCTGGGATGTGCTCCAATCGAAGCTTATCCGGCGTGGCCTCTCCCTCAAGCAGGTCGATGTCGGCGACGGCGAACCAAAAGCCTCCGGAAAAGAGTATCGACTAGGCGGTTCCCTGAAGAAGGGTATTGATCAGCCCAACGCCAAGAAGATCACCAAACTCATTCGTGACGAAGGGCCGAAATCAGTTAAGGCGCAGATCCAGGGCGATGAAGTTCGCGTCTCATCCAAGTCGCGAGACGATCTACAAGCAACTATCGCATTGCTGAAGAACGCCTCGTTCGACGTCGCCCTCCAGTTCGTCAACTTCCGTTAA
- a CDS encoding FAD-dependent oxidoreductase: MTQRPLQVAVIGAGPAGIYASDILSKSDVDVQIDLYEKLPAPYGLVRYGVAPDHPRIKAIITALYNVLQRGDIRLVGNVEVGKDITFEELHEHYDAVLLATGADRDRPFDIPGSDLPEVYGAADFVYWYDGHPDVPRTWPLEAKEVAVLGVGNVALDVARILAKHPDDLMGTEIPENVEAGLRQSPITDVHVFGRRGPAQVKFTPMELRELGHVPDVDIVVYPDDFDYDAGSEKAMDESKMARQVVDQLTNYAFQDAEDLTASRRIHIHMLQAPVEVLGDEHVEGIRMERMELQGDETVKGTGEFIDYPVQAVYRAIGYASSPIPGVPFDERRYIVPNEGGRVMDNNGEVVPGMYATGWIKRGPVGLIGSTKSDAQETIGNLVDDYKAGKLHASTENVGWDASRAVLDERGVRYTDWEGWHLLENFEKELGAQAGRERIKVVERETMTAVSRGEEHDGKLY; this comes from the coding sequence GTGACTCAACGTCCACTCCAGGTAGCGGTTATTGGCGCCGGCCCTGCAGGTATCTACGCATCCGATATTCTGTCTAAGTCAGACGTCGATGTGCAGATCGATTTATATGAAAAGTTACCAGCGCCTTACGGGCTCGTTCGTTATGGCGTAGCGCCAGACCACCCACGAATTAAAGCAATTATCACCGCATTGTACAACGTGCTACAGCGTGGGGATATCCGCCTTGTCGGTAACGTTGAAGTGGGTAAGGATATCACTTTCGAAGAACTGCACGAGCACTATGACGCTGTTTTGCTGGCGACTGGTGCGGATCGAGACCGCCCGTTTGATATCCCTGGTTCGGATCTGCCGGAAGTCTATGGTGCAGCAGATTTCGTATACTGGTATGACGGGCATCCAGATGTGCCACGTACGTGGCCGTTGGAAGCTAAGGAAGTCGCGGTTCTTGGTGTGGGTAACGTCGCGCTCGACGTCGCACGAATTCTCGCTAAGCATCCAGACGATCTGATGGGGACCGAAATCCCAGAAAACGTTGAGGCTGGCTTGCGTCAGTCGCCGATCACCGACGTTCACGTTTTCGGCCGTCGCGGCCCAGCTCAGGTGAAGTTCACGCCAATGGAATTGCGCGAACTTGGCCATGTTCCCGACGTCGATATCGTGGTATACCCAGACGATTTCGATTACGATGCCGGTTCGGAAAAGGCGATGGATGAGTCCAAGATGGCTCGCCAAGTGGTCGATCAGTTGACTAACTATGCATTCCAGGACGCTGAAGATCTCACGGCTTCACGCCGGATCCATATCCACATGCTGCAGGCTCCAGTTGAGGTTCTTGGTGATGAGCATGTTGAGGGTATTCGGATGGAGCGTATGGAGCTCCAAGGCGATGAGACAGTAAAGGGCACAGGGGAGTTCATCGACTACCCAGTCCAGGCTGTCTACCGTGCGATTGGCTACGCATCCTCACCAATTCCAGGAGTTCCGTTCGATGAGCGCCGCTACATCGTGCCAAACGAAGGTGGACGCGTTATGGACAATAACGGGGAAGTTGTGCCTGGCATGTATGCCACTGGTTGGATCAAGCGTGGACCGGTTGGATTAATTGGTTCAACGAAGTCAGATGCGCAAGAAACGATCGGTAATCTCGTTGACGATTACAAGGCCGGAAAGCTCCATGCCTCAACTGAGAACGTAGGCTGGGACGCTTCGCGTGCTGTGCTCGATGAGCGCGGTGTACGCTACACCGATTGGGAAGGGTGGCACCTTCTGGAAAACTTTGAAAAGGAGCTTGGAGCGCAGGCAGGACGTGAGCGGATTAAGGTTGTTGAGCGTGAAACGATGACCGCGGTTTCGCGTGGGGAAGAGCACGACGGCAAGCTCTACTGA